From the genome of Chelmon rostratus isolate fCheRos1 chromosome 1, fCheRos1.pri, whole genome shotgun sequence, one region includes:
- the tnfaip8l3 gene encoding tumor necrosis factor alpha-induced protein 8-like protein 3: MDSDSGEQSDGDLSPGQESFNSRSLALQAQKKILSKMATMVVANMLTDDTSSEILDELYKTSREFTKSKKEAHKIIKDVIKIALKIGILYRNHQFSPDELDTVERFKKKMNQAAMTAVSFYEVEYTFDRNILSELLLECRDLLHTLVEQHLTARSHARIDHVFNHFAHGEFLAELYGDAEEYRLSLRKICNGINKLLDEGTL, from the coding sequence GACAGGAGAGCTTTAACTCTCGCTCCCTGGCCCTGCAGGCCCAGAAGAAGATCCTGAGCAAGATGGCGACCATGGTGGTGGCCAACATGCTGACAGACGACACCAGCAGCGAGATCCTGGACGAGCTCTACAAGACGAGCCGGGAGTTCACCAAGAGCAAGAAGGAGGCCCACAAGATCATCAAGGACGTCATCAAGATCGCCCTGAAGATCGGCATCTTGTACCGCAACCACCAGTTCAGCCCCGACGAGCTGGACACGGTGGAGCGCTTCAAGAAGAAGATGAACCAGGCGGCCATGACGGCGGTGTCGTTCTACGAGGTGGAGTACACCTTCGACAGGAATATCCTGTCAGAGCTCCTGCTGGAGTGCAGGGACCTGCTTCACACCCTGGTCGAGCAGCACCTGACCGCGCGCTCGCACGCCCGCATCGATCACGTTTTCAACCATTTCGCCCACGGGGAGTTCCTGGCCGAGCTGTACGGGGACGCAGAGGAGTACAGACTCTCCCTGAGGAAGATCTGCAACGGCATCAACAAACTGCTGGACGAAGGAACGCTTTAA